Below is a genomic region from Lonsdalea populi.
CACTGCGAATTTCACGGCGTACCACACCAATAATTTCAATCATGACGATCAGCGCGATTTGGCGCTGCTGGCACAACAGCTCTCGGCAGAAAACCAAATACCGGTTTTGATTTCCAATCACGATACGGAGCTGACACGCGAGTGGTATCAGTCGGCCTCTTCGCTGTACGTGGTCAAGGCCCGGCGGACGATTAGCCGCAATATTGCGGGCCGCAGCAAGGTGAATGAACTGCTGGCGTTGTACCGCGGCGTCGAGTTAGGGTAAAGCGATTTGGCGTGCTGACAAATGCCCTGAGTTGTCGCCAAAACAGAGGCTGTACGAGTCCATTTGGATCCGAAGTGGTCTCGGCAGTAATAGGCAGAATTGATGGTTTGGAGAAGCGAATGAAACCGTTTTTAATCGCCCCGTCTATATTGTCGGCCGACTTTGCCCGGCTGGGAGAGGACACCGCCAAAGCGCTGGCGGTGGGCGGCGATGTCGTCCACTTCGACGTCATGGATAACCATTATGTTCCCAACCTGACGATGGGACCGATGGTGCTCAAGGCGTTGCGAAATTACGGCATTACCGCCCCGATTGACGTACATCTGATGGTTAAGCCGGTCGATCGCCTGATCCCGGACTTTGCCGAGGCCGGCGCCAGTTACATCACTTTTCATCCTGAGGCCTCAGAGCACGTCGACCGATCGCTGCAACTGATTAAAGATCACGGCTGCCGCGCGGGATTGGTGCTGAACCCAGCTACGCCGTTGAGTTGTCTGGATTACGTCATGGATAAGCTGGACATCATTCTGCTGATGTCGGTCAACCCGGGCTTCGGCGGGCAGTCGTTCATCCCTTCTACGCTCACTAAACTGCGTCAGGTGCGCAAGCTCATCGACGACAGCGGATATGATATTCGTCTGGAAGTCGACGGCGGCGTCAAAGTGGACAATATCGGTGAGATTGCTGCCGCCGGAGCGGATATGTTTGTGGCGGGGTCGGCGATTTTCAACCAGCCTGACTATCAGGCGGTAATCGATAACATGCGTCAGGAATTAGCGAAGGTGTCCCATGGCTGAACTCAACGCCGTGCGCGGGCTGGCTTTCGACCTCGACGGCACGTTGATTAACAGTGCGCCGGGGCTGTCTCAGGCGCTGGACAGAGCGATGCAGACTCAGGGCCTGCCAGCGCCGGGTGAAGCGTTACTGACGACCTGGATTGGCAACGGCGCCGACAAAGTCGTCGAGAGAGCGCTGCGCTGGGCCGGCATCGACCCTTCTCCTGAGCGGATGCAGTCCGCGCGCAAACAGTTCGATATCGCTTACGCAGAAACGGTAGATGCTGGCAGCCAACTGTATCCCGGGGTCAAAGACACCCTGCACGCGCTGGCCGCTCGCAACGTGCCTATGGCCCTGGTGACGAATAAGCCGACCCCTTTCGTTGCGCCGTTGTTGCGTTCGCTCGGGATTGATTCCCACTTTACGTTAGTCCTGGGCGGAGATGATGTCCCGTGCAAAAAGCCCCATCCCGCGCCGCTCTATCTGGTATTGGGAAAGCTGGGCCTGCGTGCAAACGAGTTGCTGTTCGTCGGCGATTCGCGCAATGATATACAAGCCGCGCAGGCTGCCGGGTGCCCAAGCGTCGGCATGACCTACGGCTACAACTATGGTGAAGCGATAGCCCTGAGCCACCCGAGTGTGGTGTTGGATCGTTTTGCGGATCTCTTGTCCCTTGTCGGACCGTCCATTTCAGATAATCAGGAAGCATTAGCATGAGTAAGCCCATTGTATTTAGCGGCGCGCAGCCGTCTGGCGAGTTGACCATTGGCAACTACATGGGTGCATTACGTCAGTGGGTTCATATGCAAGATGATTACGACTGCATCTATTGCATCGTGGATCTGCATGCCATTACGGTTCGTCAGGATGCGAAACAGCTGAGAAAAGCGACGCTGGATACGCTGGCACTCTACCTGGCCTGCGGCATCGACCCGCAGAAAAGCACCATCTTCGTCCAGTCACACGTTCCGGAGCATACGCAGCTGGCCTGGGCGTTGAACTGCTACACCTATTTCGGTGAACTGAGCCGTATGACCCAGTTCAAAGACAAATCCGCCCGCTACGCGGAGAACATCAATGCCGGTCTGTTCGGTTATCCGGTGCTGATGGCGGCGGATATCCTGCTGTATCAGACGAATCAGGTGCCGGTAGGGGAAGACCAGAAACAGCATCTGGAGCTGAGCCGCGATATCGCGCAGCGCTTTAACTCGTTGTACGGCGACACCTTCAAGGTGCCGGAACCGTTTATTCCCAAGTCCGGCGCTCGCGTGATGTCTCTGCTGGAGCCGACCAAAAAAATGTCCAAGTCGGACGATAATCGCAACAACGTGATCGGTTTGCTGGAAGATCCGAAAGCCGTGATCAAAAAAATCAAACGCGCGGTGACCGACTCGGATGAGCCGCCTATGGTGCGCTATGACATCGCCAACAAACCGGGCGTGTCGAATCTGCTCGATATCCTCTCTGGCGTTACCGGGAAATCTATCCCGCAGTTGGAGCAGGAGTTTGAAGGCCAAATGTATGGTCACCTGAAAGGCGCCGTGGCGGAAGCGGTGTCCGGCATGCTGGGCGAATTGCAGGAGCGCTATCATCGCTTCCGGCATGATGAAGCTTATTTGCAACAGATGATGCGCGACGGTGCCGAGAAGGCCCGCGCTCGCGCCAGCGAGACGTTGAATAAAGTTTATGACGCCATTGGGTTCGTCGCTCGTCCATAAGCCGTAGAACGCCCGCTAGGCCGATATCCACGAGATTCGAAGACGAGCCCGACGGCTCGTCTTTTTTGTTTCAGGTCAGCGATTCTCATGTTGCCGCCGTAAACAGCGTTTTATCAGCCGCCGTACAGCGGTCGGCGCGTTTTTTCAATCCTGCGTAAAAAAAGGTAAATCGGTAGCGCGCAGGCAGACGGCTATTTACAATCGATACGATTTCTGTAGTTGGCCCCTAAAAGGAATTCTTCATGTCAAAACGTATATTGGCAACGATAGCGACCGTATTTACCTTGTCTGCGCTCTCGCCAGCATTTGCTGCAACCGCGTCAACGCATGTGTTGCTTACCACGTCGGCCGGCAATATCGAATTGGCGCTGGACGATCAAAAAGCGCCAGAGTCAGTGAAAAATTTTGTGAGTTATGTCGATAGCGGTTTCTATAACGGCACTATTTTCCACCGCGTCATCCCTGGATTCATGGCTCAGGGGGGGGGATTCACCAGCGACCTTAAACAGAAGGCGACCAACCCGCCGATCAAAAATGAAGCTGACAACGGATTGCGTAATCTGCGCGGCACCATATCGATGGCGCGTACCAGCGAGAAAGACAGTGCGACCAGCCAGTTCTTCCTCAACGTGGCGGATAACGCCTTTTTGGATCACGGTCAGCGCGATTTCGGCTATGCCGTTTTCGGGAAAGTTGTGAAGGGCATGGATGTGGCGGATAAAATTTCTCAGGTGCAGACCGAGAACGTCGGGCCTTACCAGAACGTGCCCATCCAGCCGATCGTTATCCAGTCCGCCAAGATTATCAAATAATTAGGTAGTCAGTTCAGGCGTTGTTCGTCGAGACTGTGTACAGCGTGCTCCCGGCATAGCTCGTCGGGAGAATGCCTGACTGCCCTGTCCCGTCTCAAAGCCTCTTTCTGCGCGATAGCAGGGCATTCTCCCGGTAATCGCCAGCCAGTTTCAGAGTGATGAATGTTACTGATCATAGATAACTACGACTCCTTTACCTACAACCTGTACCAGTATTTTTGCGAGCTGGGCGAGGAGGTGGTGGTCAAGCGTAATGATGGGCTGAGTCTCGACGCGATTGAGCGCCTGTCGCCGCAGCATCTGGTGATATCGCCGGGTCCTTGTACGCCGAACGAGGCGGGCATCTCGCTGCAAGCCATTTGTCATTTTGCCGGACAGTTGCCGATTCTGGGCGTCTGTCTGGGGCATCAGGCGTTGGGGCAGGCCTTCGGCGCTCAGGTTGTGCGCGCGCGCGAAGTCATGCACGGGAAGACCTCGCCTATCCGCCATCGTGACGTCGGCGTTTTCACCGGGTTGGCGCAGCCGCTGACGGTGACGCGCTATCACTCTTTAATTATTGAAAGTGCTTCTTTACCAGACTGCTTTGAAATCACCGCCTGGACAGAAAATAGCGCAGGTAAAATGGATGAAATCATGGGGATACGCCATCGCAGCCTACCGCTGGAGGGAGTACAGTTCCATCCGGAAAGTATTCTGAGCCAGCAGGGACACCAGTTGTTGCGCAATTTTCTGCACAGAAAATGAGTCCGCCGCTGATTTGCTTTCCAGATGGGTTATTGATTGCCTGAATCTGATTTTTTATGCATATTTGATGACTATATTCTCACTGAGACATGAAATCGTAAAAGCGGGGCAGCAGATGGCAACAGATAAAACCGCGGTGACGCGCGATACATACGATAAGGTAATCCTTCCTGTTTATGCGCCGGCCCAGTTTGTACCGGTAAAGGGGAAAGGTAGCCGGATATGGGACCAGCAGGGTAAGGAATATATCGATTTTTCCGGAGGTATTGCCGTTACAGCGTTGGGTCATTGCCATCCTGCGCTGGTGAATGCCCTTAAAACGCAGGGCGAAACGCTGTGGCATACCAGCAACGTTTTCACCAACGAGCCGGCGTTGCGACTGGCGAGCAAGCTGATTGCCGCAACGTTCGCCGAACGCGTGTTTTTCGCCAACTCTGGCGCGGAAGCCAACGAAGCGGCCTTCAAACTGGCGCGTCATTACGCCATCGAACGCTTCAGCCCCTATAAAACTAAGATTATCGCCTTCCATCAGGCCTTTCATGGCCGCACATTGTTTACCGTGTCGGTAGGCGGTCAGCCGAAGTACGCCGATGGATTCGGGCCGAAGCCCGCCGATATCATTCATGTGCCGTTCAACGATCTGGATGCGGTGAAGGCGGTGATCGACGATCACACTTGCGCCGTGGTGTTGGAGCCGGTGCAGGGCGAAGGCGGCGTGCTGCCAGCCACGCAGGCGTTTATCGGAGGCGTGCGGGAGCTGTGCGATCACAATCAGGCGCTGCTGGTGTTTGATGAAGTGCAGTGTGGCATGGGGCGTACCGGCGAACTGTTTACCTATATGCACTATGGCGTGACGCCTGACATTCTGACCACCGCCAAAGCGCTGGGCGGCGGATTCCCCATCAGCGCGATGCTGACCACCGAAGACGTCGCTTCTGTCATGAAGGTCGGTACTCATGGCACCACTTACGGCGGCAATCCTCTGGCCTGTGCGGTGGCGGAAGCGGCGCTGGATGTGATCAATACACCCGCAGTGCTGTCAGGCGTCTCCGCCAGGCACGATCGCTTTATTTCCGCGCTTGAAGCCATTAATGAACAGTTTGACATTTTTGACGGCATTCGCGGTATGGGCCTCTTATTAGGCGCTCAGCTGAAACCCCAATGGCATGGACGGGCGCGTGATTTCCTGACGGCCGCGGCCGAGCAAGGCGTCATGATCCTGGTTGCTGGACCGGACGTCATTCGGTTTGTGCCGTCGCTGGTGATTGAACTGGACGATATTGATGAGGGGATGGCGCTGTTTGCGAAAGCGGTCGCACAGGTGGTAAACGGCCAATAGCATTTTTAGACGAAGAGTGAACAGCGCGTTGCGCGCTGTTCACGAGTCGAGTGGTTGAGATTAACGCGTACCGAAGACCACGATGGTTTTACCGTGCGCTGAAATCAGCTCCTGATCTTCCAGCATCTTCAGAATTCGACCCACGGTTTCGCGAGAGCAGCCCACGATCTGACCGATTTCCTGACGGGTGATTTTAATCTGCATCCCGTCCGGGTGCGTCATGGCGTCAGGCTGTTTGGCGAGGTTTAGCAGCGTTTGTGCAATGCGGCCGGTAACGTCAAGAAACGCCAGGTTGCCCACTTTCTGTGAGGTGACCTGAAGGCGACGAGCGATCTGGGATGACAAACGCATCAGAATATCGGGATTGACCTGAATCAGCTGGCGGAATTTTTTATAGGAAATCTCGGCAACTTCGCAGGCGCTCTTGGCTCGCACCCATGCGCTGCGTTCCTGATCCTCTTCGAACAAGCCTAGCTCACCAATGAAATCCCCTTGATTCAGATAGGAAAGGATCATCTCTTTTCCTTCTTCATCTTTTATCAATACGGCAACGGAACCCTTTACGATGTAGTAAAGCGTTTCTGCTTTTTCACCTTGGTGAATCAGCGTACTCTTTGAGGGGTACTTGTGGATATGACAATGAGAAAGGAACCATTCAAGAGTCGGGTCTGTTTGCGGTTTGCCAAGAACCATTCGCTGTTATCCTCTGTTGTAATTCACTACGTAAATCACAGGGCTCAGAGTTCCCTGTAAGGCATGATAACTCTAGTTATAATTCAAATTCCGTTGGGCGGAAATATGTCAGGAAATTGACTGAAGCCTTTCTGTCAGGTGACTCTGCAAACTGCTGTTTTCAGCATTGCGCAGAACGCACCGGATGCTGCCTCTGTTTGTAACACAGGTTGGGAGTACTGTCTTGTGTTGTCTCGCTTCAGCATAATTACGCCTTGATACACAGGCATTTTCTGCATAAGCGCGATAAAATTTCAAAAAAAGTTGAGTGGGAGTGAAAGACTATGCAAGCGCGGGTAAAATGGGTTGAGGGGTTAACGTTTATCGGCGAATCCGCCTCCGGCCACCAGATTATTATGGATGGTAATGCGGGCGACAAAGCGCCGAGTCCGATGGAAGTGGTATTGATGTCGGCGGGGGGATGCAGCGCTATCGACGTCGTGTCTATTCTGCAAAAAGGACGTCACGATGTGGCGGATTGCGAGGTGCGCCTGACCTCCGAGCGCAGACAGGAAGCGCCCCGCCTGTTCACTGCCATCAACCTGCATTTCATCGTGACCGGTAAGGAGTTGACCGAACAGGCCGTATCGCGTGCGGTGTCCCTGTCGGCAGACAAATACTGCTCGGTGGCGCTAATGCTGGGAGCGGCGGTCAATATCACTCATAGCCACGAGGTGATAACCCTCGACTGAGCCGTATACGGCCTGCCCAGGCCGGATCCTTAGGCTCTTACTTTATCGTCTTGCCTTCCAGAAGCCGCTGCACCAGCGGCGTCATGATCAATTCCATCGCCAGTCCCATTTTGCCTCCGGGCACCACCAGCGTATTGATATGAGAAATATACGACCCTTGCAGCATGGTGAGCAGATAGGGAAAGTCGATATTCTCCAGGCGCTGGAAATGAATGACCACCAAACTTTCGTCCAACGACGGGATCGCTTTCGCAGCGAAGGGGTTGGACGTATCGACGGTCGGCACCCGCTGGAAGTTGATATGGGTGCGGGAAAACTGCGGTGTGATATAGGTGATGTAGTCTTCCATCGAGCGGACGACGGAGTCCATGACCGCATCACGCGAGTGCCCGCGTTCGTTAACGTCGCGGTACAGCTTCTGGATCCACTCGAGGTTCACGATAGGCACGACGCCGACCAGCAGGTCGACATGGCGAGCTACGTTGTGCTGCTCGGTGACGACGCCGCCGTGCAAGCCCTCATAGAACAACACATCCGTCGGATCAGGCATGGCTTCCCAGGGCGTAAATGTGCCGGGCACCTGGTTGTAGGGAATGGCTTCGTCGTAGGTATGCAGATATTTGCGGTTCTGACCGGTCCCCTGGCTGCCATAGTCGGCGAATGCCTGTTCCAGTAGGGTGAAATCGTTCGCCTCCGGGCCGAAATAACTGATGTGGCGGCCCAGATCTCGCGCTTTGCGGATGGCCATGTCCATTTCCGGACGGGTGTAGCGGTGAAAGCTGTCGCCTTCAAGTTCTGCGGCGCGGATTTTCAGCTGCTGAAAAATTTTTCGGAACGCCAGGCTGGTAGTGGTCGTGCCGGCGCCGCTTGATCCGGTCACGGCAATGATAGGGTGTTGATGCGACATAGTGCTGCCACTCCACAATAGACGGTAAAACCCAGCGGGGAACGCCGGGAATTCGACCTTCATTGTTACCCTGTTTGCGCCGATGCGCCACGCCATTTTTGCATCAACGGGCAGCGGCAATGCCGTTACAAATCGTGCCCGGTTTTGATCTGGGTGCGCGGCATGAGGTTAACCGTTTCATGCAGTTCGGACCAGACTAGCACCACCTCGCCGCTTTCCAGCTGGCGGCGGACGTCCGCCACCTTTTGTTCCAGCGTGCGCTCATGCTGGCCGTAGTCGGTGCCTTCGCGCAGGACGAAAGACTCAATCAGATTCTCCAGCGTATCCGCCGCGAGTTCTTGCCAGGGAATAATCACCTCATCGCTCCAGATGTGGGGTGAGCCAGTCGGGAATGCGCTGCTCCAGCCACAGTTTCGGTTTTAATAATGAGCCGCCCACGAAACCGACATGTCCGCCGTGTTTCGTCAACTGATACTCAATATTAGGCGGTAACGACGTGAGCGCAGGGATGACGTCCTTCGTCATGAACGGATCGTCCTTGGCGTGGACGATCAACAGCGGCGTGCGGACGTTCGGCAGCAGGGGCAGGGCGCTGCTGCGCGCATAATAGTCATTGGCGTCGGTAAAACCATGAATACGAGCGGTAATCATGTTATCGAACTCCCTCAGTCCCCGAATTTTTCTCAGTTGATGCAGGTGAACCGGTAGCGTATCCGGATAGGCCGCCAGTTTGCGGATAGCATTACGTTTCAACAGCCGCAATAGATAGTGCTGATAAAAGCGTGAGAAGCCTTTTTCGATATGGCGGCAGCAAGGCTCCAGCATCAGCGGCGCGGACACGACGGCCGCTGCGTCAAGCAACGGCTCTTCCGTCTGCTGACCGAGCAGGCAGGCCAGCATGTTGCCGCCCAGCGAGACGCCGATGGCCGCGGTAGGCGCATCGCCGTAAGTCGACTTCAGCCAGCGCAAAAAATAGCGGGCATCCTCGGTCTCTCCGGAGTGGTACATCTGGGGCGTGCGGTTGGGCGTGCCGCCGCAGCCGCGAAAATGCATGACGACGGCCAGCCAGCCCCGTTGATGGCAGGCCGCCACAAGACCGTGCGCATAGGGACTGTAGAAACTGCCTTCCAGTCCGTGGAACAAAACCACCCGCGGTTTATCGCGGGCCAGCATGGGATCTTCGCTCCAGGCCAGATCGAGAAAATCGCCGTCCGGCAGTTCAAGCGTCTGCCAGAGTGGCTTGAGCAGTGCGCGTCGCCGTAACAGACGGGGAAGCAAGGTTTGCAAATGGGGGTTGTACATACTGGCCAGGGGACGAAACATCTGGCTAGTCGTGGGATGAATATTCATAGTCAAAAGCTTGTACCGGCGACATCACGCTGCTAGGTTGAACAACTGCAAATTTCGTTTGTTAGAAGGCCTTTTCAATTACATGGCGCACTTCAATCTATTCCTTTCCATGCTTGGCTTCCTGTGGGTTGCAGCGATTACCCCAGGCCCCAATAATATGCTACTCACCGCTTCCGCTGCTAATTTTGGTTTTCTCCGCTCCATGCCGCTGATGGTCGGCATCATGATCGGGATGCAAAGTGTACTGCTGCTGGCTGCGCTGGGATTGGGAAGCCTGATTCTACTCTATCCTTCGCTTCATCTCGCGCTCAAAATTTTGGGTAGCGCCTATCTGCTGTGGCTGGCGTTCAAAATCGCCAGCGCGCGCTATGAGAAGCTCGACACGCAAACGGCGCCGCCGCGACCGATGCCTCTTTATCAGGGCGCACTGCTGCAATTTTTGAACCCGAAAGCCTGGCTGATGGCGCTGGGTGCCGTAGCCGGTTTTAGCCTCTCCCGCGGGGAATACGTGGGTTCAGTCATCGCCATCAGCATCGCCATGTTCAGCGTGAATTTGATCGCTGGGATTGTCTGGCTGGGGTTCGGCACGATGATCGGTAAAATGCTGCGCAGCCGACGAGCCTGGCGGATCTTCAACCTGTTCATGGGGCTACTGACCGCCGCCTGCGTGCTGATGATCTGGCATTGACTAAAACGTCTGGGCTGGCGATGACGCCCGCCCGGCGTTGTCAGGACTGCAACATCTGCTCAAGCTGTTCCTGCGCGTCCAGCCAACTCATTTCGGTCTCTTCCAGTTCGCCTTTGACCGCGATTTGCTCCTGCAGGCAGGTCGTCAGCTCCGCTTTGCGGCTGGCTTCGTAAATCGCCGTATCCGCCAGGCGGTTTTCCAGCTCGGCCAGTTGGGTATTCAGCTTCTCCATGTACTGCTCCAGCTTGGTGATCTGCTTACGCAGCGGCTGGGTTTGGGTGCGCAGTTCAGCCTCGCGCCGCTTCTGGTCTTTTCTGGCCTGAGCGCTATTGCCGGCGCTATCTTTCGCCGGCGTCGAGTCGCTGGCGTCCTGTTTATGGGCATCCAGCAGCCACTGTTGATAATCCTCCAGATCGCCGTCGAACGACTCAACCCGGCGGTCGTGAACCAGATACAGATCGTCCGTCGTGGAACGAATCAGATGGCGATCGTGCGAGACGACGACCAGGGCGCCTTCGAAATCGATCAAGGCTTCGGTCAGCGCCTGACGCATATCCAGGTCGAGGTGGTTAGTCGGTTCATCGAGCAGCAGCAGGTTAGGGCGCTGCCAAACGATTAGCGCCAACACCAACCGCGCTTTCTCGCCGCCCGAGAAGCATTCGGTCGGCTCTACCACCTTGTCGGCGCCGAACCCGAAGCCGCCCAGATAGTCACGTAACTGTTGTTCGGTTTCCTGTTCGGCCAACCGGGTCAGATGTTGTAACGGCGATTCATCCGCACGCAGGTACTCCAACTGATGTTGAGCGAAATAACCCAAACGGACGCCTTTCGCCAGCCCGACTTCGCCGCTTTGCGGCTGTAGCTCTCCCGCCAGCAGTTTAATCAGCGTGGACTTCCCGGCGCCGTTGTGGCCGAGCAGACCGATGCGCGAGCCGGGCACCAGATTGAGCTTGATGGATTCCAGAATCAGCTTGTCGCCGTAGCCTGCGCTCACTTTCTCCATCCGCAATAACGGATTGGGCAACGCCTGCGGCGCGCGGAAACTGAAGCGGAACGGGTTATCAACATGCGCTGGCGCAATCAGCTCCATTTTTTCCAGCATTTTGATACGGCTCTGCGCCTGCTTGGCTTTGGTTGCCTTGGCGCGGAAACGGTCAATGTAATGCTGCAAATGCGCGACGCGTTCCTGCTGATGTTCATACAGCGACTGCTGCTGAGAAAGCCGCGTTGCTCGCTGCTGTTCGAACGAGGTGTAGTTGCCGGTGTATTCGAACAGGGACTCCTGCTCGATATGCAAAATCTTGTTAATAATAGGATCAAGAAAATCCCGGTCATGAGAAATCAGCACCAGTGTGCCGGGATAGTTTTTGAGCCATTTTTCCAGCCAGATGACCGCATCGAGATCCAAATGGTTGGTCGGTTCGTCCAGCAGCAGAAGGTCGGAACGGCAAAGCAGGGCCTGCGCCAGGTTAAGACGCATACGCCAGCCGCCGGAAAAAGTGCTGACGGGCTGTTGCAGCTGTTCCTGACTGAATCCCAGCCCGTTCAGCAGGCTGGCGGCGCGGGATTGGATCGACCAGGCGAGGACCGCATCCAGCTTGCTGTGCACGAGGGCGATAGCATTGCCGTCGTTGCGTTCGTTGGCACTCGCCAGCTCGCTTTCCAACTGGCGAAATTCGCGGTCGCCGTCTATCACATACTCTATGGCAGGACGCTCCAACGCTGGCGTTTCCTGATTCACCCACGCAAGGGACCAGTGCTGAGGAAAAGTGGCATTACCGCCGTCTGCGCCAATTTCTCCTTTCAGCAGGGACAGCAGCGTCGATTTTCCGCAGCCGTTTTTACCGACCAGACCCACTTTCTGACCCGGATTGACGGCCGCCGTGGCGTTATCCAGCAGTACCCGCGTACCACGTCGAATTTGCAAAGAGGAGAAGACAATCATAAAGCGCCAAGTAATAAGAATATGTTAAATTATGGATCAAGTTTCAGGGCGTCAGCGTCCTGGCAATCCCCGCTGCGCTGCATGGTAGCGGAAAATATCGACGATGACGACGCTTTGGAGGGGAATGATGTCGCAGCCACCCAAGATTTTGCTGCTTTTTGCCCATCCGGAATTACAGGACTCGGTTGTGAATAAGCTGTTATTGCAATCCGCTCGGGGTCTGGAACATGTGACGGTACATGATTTGTACGCGCACTATCCTGATTTCTTTATTGATATCCATCATGAACAACAGTTACTGCGAGAGCATCAAATCATCGTGCTTCAACATCCCCTTTATACCTATAGCTGCCCGGCATTGATGAAAGAGTGGCTGGACCGCGTATTGAGCCGAGGCTTCGCCAACGGCGTCGGCGGCAATGCCCTATCGGGCAAATACTGGCGCAGCGTGGTGACGACCGGCGAGCCGGTATCCCGCTATACCCCGGAGGGACATCAGCACTCATTTATGGATGACGTGCTGCGACCTTTCGAGATGACGGCGACCATGTGCCATATGCGCTGGATGACGCCGCTGGTGATTTACAACGCGCGACGGATGTCGCGCGACGCATTGCGCGAACACGCCCATCACTACGGGGATTGGCTGGCGGCGCCTTTGTCCGAGGGAGGGCTCTGAGTATGGATAGCGCTGCCACCCTGAGCGCGGGTGTTCTATTTTTATTCGTCACGGTACTGGCGGTGCCTATCGCGGCGCGCCTCGGTATCGGCGCAGTATTGGGCTACTTGCTGGCCGGTATCGCCATCGGTCCCTGGGGACTGGGCTTTATTCGCGACGTTTCCGCCATTCTGCACTTCTCTGAACTGGGCGTCGTGTTCCTGATGTTCATCATCGGGCTCGAACTGAATCCTGCCAAATTGTGGAAACTGCGGCGATCTATTTTCGGTATCGGCGCGGCTCAGGTACTGCTCAGTGCCGCGCTACTGGGCGGCGTGTTGTTCATGAGCCAATTTTCCTGGCAGTCGGCCTTGATTGGCGGGATTGGGCTGGCGATGTCATCCACGGCGATGGCGCTACAGCTGATGCGTGAAAAAGGGATGAACCGCAACGAGTCCGGACAGCTCGGTTTTTCCGTTTT
It encodes:
- a CDS encoding LysE family translocator encodes the protein MAHFNLFLSMLGFLWVAAITPGPNNMLLTASAANFGFLRSMPLMVGIMIGMQSVLLLAALGLGSLILLYPSLHLALKILGSAYLLWLAFKIASARYEKLDTQTAPPRPMPLYQGALLQFLNPKAWLMALGAVAGFSLSRGEYVGSVIAISIAMFSVNLIAGIVWLGFGTMIGKMLRSRRAWRIFNLFMGLLTAACVLMIWH
- the kefG gene encoding glutathione-regulated potassium-efflux system ancillary protein KefG — encoded protein: MSQPPKILLLFAHPELQDSVVNKLLLQSARGLEHVTVHDLYAHYPDFFIDIHHEQQLLREHQIIVLQHPLYTYSCPALMKEWLDRVLSRGFANGVGGNALSGKYWRSVVTTGEPVSRYTPEGHQHSFMDDVLRPFEMTATMCHMRWMTPLVIYNARRMSRDALREHAHHYGDWLAAPLSEGGL
- a CDS encoding hydrolase, with product MFRPLASMYNPHLQTLLPRLLRRRALLKPLWQTLELPDGDFLDLAWSEDPMLARDKPRVVLFHGLEGSFYSPYAHGLVAACHQRGWLAVVMHFRGCGGTPNRTPQMYHSGETEDARYFLRWLKSTYGDAPTAAIGVSLGGNMLACLLGQQTEEPLLDAAAVVSAPLMLEPCCRHIEKGFSRFYQHYLLRLLKRNAIRKLAAYPDTLPVHLHQLRKIRGLREFDNMITARIHGFTDANDYYARSSALPLLPNVRTPLLIVHAKDDPFMTKDVIPALTSLPPNIEYQLTKHGGHVGFVGGSLLKPKLWLEQRIPDWLTPHLER
- a CDS encoding ABC transporter ATP-binding protein: MIVFSSLQIRRGTRVLLDNATAAVNPGQKVGLVGKNGCGKSTLLSLLKGEIGADGGNATFPQHWSLAWVNQETPALERPAIEYVIDGDREFRQLESELASANERNDGNAIALVHSKLDAVLAWSIQSRAASLLNGLGFSQEQLQQPVSTFSGGWRMRLNLAQALLCRSDLLLLDEPTNHLDLDAVIWLEKWLKNYPGTLVLISHDRDFLDPIINKILHIEQESLFEYTGNYTSFEQQRATRLSQQQSLYEHQQERVAHLQHYIDRFRAKATKAKQAQSRIKMLEKMELIAPAHVDNPFRFSFRAPQALPNPLLRMEKVSAGYGDKLILESIKLNLVPGSRIGLLGHNGAGKSTLIKLLAGELQPQSGEVGLAKGVRLGYFAQHQLEYLRADESPLQHLTRLAEQETEQQLRDYLGGFGFGADKVVEPTECFSGGEKARLVLALIVWQRPNLLLLDEPTNHLDLDMRQALTEALIDFEGALVVVSHDRHLIRSTTDDLYLVHDRRVESFDGDLEDYQQWLLDAHKQDASDSTPAKDSAGNSAQARKDQKRREAELRTQTQPLRKQITKLEQYMEKLNTQLAELENRLADTAIYEASRKAELTTCLQEQIAVKGELEETEMSWLDAQEQLEQMLQS